A stretch of Castanea sativa cultivar Marrone di Chiusa Pesio chromosome 2, ASM4071231v1 DNA encodes these proteins:
- the LOC142625542 gene encoding uncharacterized protein LOC142625542, with product MNRWSTIQLQTNKFVGILASIEMANPSGVNEQNKIIKAKEAYIKVQVVPFKFDHCWNILRHQPKWLELVAKPQKPQTIRRSTATSSPSTLESIHLGEDEVSHASFVDLERPPGRKAEKEPLNK from the exons ATGAATCGTTGGTCAACAATTCAACTCCAAACAAATAAGTTTGTTGGGATCTTAGCTTCAATTGAGATGGCTAATCCAAGTGGTGTGAATGAGCAAAACAAG ATTATTAAGGCAAAGGAAGCGTATATAAAGGTCCAAGTTGTTCCATTCAAATTTGATCATTGTTGGAATATCTTGAGGCATCAACCAAAATGGTTGGAACTTGTGGCGAAGCCTCAGAAGCCTCAAACAATAAGAAGATCAACTGCAACATCTTCTCCTTCTACTCTGGAATCAATACATCTTGGGGAAGATGAGGTCTCCCATGCTTCCTTTGTAGACTTGGAAAGACCACCTGGTAGGAAGGCTGAAAAGGAACCattaaataaatga
- the LOC142625543 gene encoding phosphoserine aminotransferase 1, chloroplastic-like — protein MVLISAQVHDKLEVMKETLFLMVNLIDRFLSKQSVVRKKLQLVGLVSLLLACKYEEVSIFVVGDLILISDKAYTRKRFWKWHSRREKYSKPSLIWSGKSRKHAKIPSFHDLEQNTDAKFLHICANETIQGMEYKDYPSPKNGILVADMSSNFSSKPVDVSKFGFIYAGAQKNVGPSRVTIVIIKKDLIGNDGIYMCGLAFEDLLDQGGLVVVEKKNKKKTEILYNAYNGSNGFYRCPVEKSMRSLMNVPFTLEKSGLEIEFIKEAAKENMVQHKQHKSVGGASIYNAKPLTGVEKSVAFMKDCQASFGALEFVQILARGGGRSH, from the exons ATGGTGCTAATATCTGCTCAG GTCCATGATAAGTTAGAAGTCATGAAGGAGACATTATTCCTTATGGTTAATTTAATTGACAGATTTTTATCCAAGCAATCAGTAGTAAGGAAGAAACTTCAGTTGGTTGGCTTGGTTTCCTTGCTCTTAGCATGCAAGTATGAGGAGGTTTCTATTTTTGTAGTTGGGGATTTGATTCTTATATCAGATAAAGCGTACACAAGGAAGAGGTTCTGGAAATG GCATTCAAGGAGGGAAAAGTACTCAAAACCAAGCCTTATTTGGTCTGGGAAATCTAGAAAACACGCAAAGATTCCATCTTTTCATGATTTGGAGCAAAACACAGATGCCAAATTCTTGCATATTTGTGCTAATGAAACCATTCAGGGTATGGAATACAAGGACTACCCAAGTCCTAAAAATGGTATCTTGGTGGCTGATATGTCCTCAAATTTCAGTTCCAAGCCAGTGGATGTGTCTAAGTTTGGTTTCATATATGCTGGAGCCCAGAAGAATGTGGGGCCATCTAGAGTCACCATTGTGATCATCAAGAAAGATCTGATTGGGAATGATGGGATTTACATGTGTGGGTTGGCGTTTGAGGATTTGTTGGATCAAGGAGGGTTGGTTGTGGTggagaagaagaacaagaagaaaactGAGATTCTGTACAATGCTTACAACGGGAGCAATGGGTTCTATAGGTGCCCTGTGGAGAAGTCTATGAGGTCATTGATGAATGTGCCTTTCACTTTGGAGAAGTCAGGGTTGGAGATTGAGTTTATTAAGGAAGCGGCTAAGGAGAATATGGTTCAGCACAAGCAGCATAAGTCAGTTGGGGGTGCATCTATATACAATGCTAAGCCATTGACTGGGGTTGAGAAATCGGTTGCTTTCATGAAGGATTGCCAGGCAAG TTTTGGAGCTCTCGAGTTCGTGCAAATTTTAGCAAGAGGAGGTGGTCGATCTCACTAG